CGTTCAGGAACGACTCGATCGTCATGTTCTCGTTGGGCGAGTGGTTGTTCTCATCGGGCGGCCCGTAGGTCGCGCAGATCGCTGGCATGCGGAGCACGTCGGTGAACAGGAAGTTCGGCCCCGAGGCGCCGAGCACCGGCATCACGACCGGCGGAACGCCGTAGGCGCCGGCGATCGCCTCCGTGATCGCGCGGGAGACCGGCAGCTCGGGCGACGTCTTCGAGGGCAGCGTGCCCCCGAGGCTGCGGATCGCGACCTCCGGCGCGTGCACGCGGACGTGGCGCTCGATCTTGGCGAAGATCTCGTCGGGAGATTGGTCGGACACGAGGCGTGTCTCGAGCTTGACCACGGCGCGTGACGGAATGACCGTCTTGGAGCCCGCGCCAGCGTACCCACCCGCGATGCCGGTGATGTTGAGCGTCGGCTGGAACATGATCTTCTCGAAGTACGAGACGTTCGCGGGGCCGGCGAACTCCTCGATGCCCAGATCCGCCTTGGAGGCGCGCGCGTCGAACGGAATGCGCGCCATCGCGTCGCGTTCGTAGGCCGTCGGCGGGACGACGCGATCGTAGAACCCGTCGATCGTGGTGCGCCCCTCGGGGGACCGCATGGTGCCGAGCAGTTCGACCAGCGTCCAGATCGGATTCGGCACCGGGCCGCCGAAGTTGCCCGAATGCAGGTCGCGGTTCGGCCCGACGGCCTCCAGCTCCATCGTGAGAATCCCGCGCAGACCGAAGAAGACGATCGGCCGATTCGACAGGTGCATCGGGCCGTCGGCCGCGAACAGCGCGTCGGCCTGAAGCGAGCCCGCGTGCGCCGCGACAAACGCGGGCAGATGCGGGCTCGAGTTCTCCTCCTCGCCCTCGATCAGGAATTTGACGTTGAGCCGGGGCGGGCGCCCCAACTCGTCCAGCAGACGCAGCGCGAGGACGTGCGCGAGGAACTGCCCCTTGTTGTCACCGGCGCCCCGCGCATAGATCCGCCCGTCTCGTAGCGTCGGGTCGAACGGGGGGCTCAGCCAGGCATCGAGCGGCTCGGGCGGCTGCACGTCGTAGTGGCCGTAGATGAGGAGGGTGTTCGCGTCCTCTGAAACGCGCCGCTCGGCGTAGACCA
The sequence above is a segment of the bacterium genome. Coding sequences within it:
- a CDS encoding M20/M25/M40 family metallo-hydrolase, encoding MDTPTNAPILRAVRARQDEFVATLFRLLRQPSISTQNIGVAECANLVKAVLEEHGLAARLLPTGGHPVVYAERRVSEDANTLLIYGHYDVQPPEPLDAWLSPPFDPTLRDGRIYARGAGDNKGQFLAHVLALRLLDELGRPPRLNVKFLIEGEEENSSPHLPAFVAAHAGSLQADALFAADGPMHLSNRPIVFFGLRGILTMELEAVGPNRDLHSGNFGGPVPNPIWTLVELLGTMRSPEGRTTIDGFYDRVVPPTAYERDAMARIPFDARASKADLGIEEFAGPANVSYFEKIMFQPTLNITGIAGGYAGAGSKTVIPSRAVVKLETRLVSDQSPDEIFAKIERHVRVHAPEVAIRSLGGTLPSKTSPELPVSRAITEAIAGAYGVPPVVMPVLGASGPNFLFTDVLRMPAICATYGPPDENNHSPNENMTIESFLNGICASAFVLERVAAMPRASLTAPPADPPTP